DNA sequence from the Pseudomonas fluorescens Q2-87 genome:
CGCTGCGTTGGCGGCCCTCAATGCAACGGACGAAATTCGAAACCGCCGACGTTGCGACAACGGCCACCGTTGATTTCCCGCAATTGGGCCTGCATGTGCAAACTCCAGATCTGCGGGTCGTCGGCCAGCTCATAGCCATGCAAGGTCAGGCTCTGGACGATGGTATTTAGGATGGTTTCGGCGGCGGTTGGACCAGGGAACGGCCCTTGGGCCTTGATAGCGGAAGGTTGCTCACCTGCCATTCCGGCGGCAAAGAGCAAGGTCCACATGCCTGTATCTCCCGCGAGGGGACGGATGGCACATTCGATACGGGTTACAAGGCCCAGGCACTGGCGAGTAAGACAAAGGTTGCGCGACATGGCGGCGCCCCTCGGTAGATCCGGTATTCAGCCCCGTGGGAGGCTGTTTCGATCCGATGATGGCTCTCGTTATCCTTGAGCTGAGGATAGAAGAAAAGTTCCTGGATGATGGCTTTTCGAGACCAGAATGCGCCGAATGGTCATAGTGTGAATATTGACGCCAAAGTGGCGGCATTTCTGACAATAATCTGCTGCAAAAACTATTGTGGGAGCGAGCTTGCTCGCGACAGCGATAAGGCAGTCAAGACATCACTGACTGACATTCCGCCATCGCGAGCAAGCTCGCTCCCACATGGGCATTGCAACGATCAGATAAGTATCAAGCCGGCTTGGCTTCCGCCAGGGCTTGCTGCGCCAATTCCTTCTCCGCTTCCTTGATATCGTCTTCGCTGATCATCTCCGCGATCACCCGCAACCGCTCCACCACTCGCGCGTTGACGCTGCCTTCGGGGAATTCGCCATTTTCATCCGGCTCGCCAGCAGGCTCACCCACCAGCAGGCTCAGGGCTTCGTCGGCCTGGCGCACGGCATACACGTGGAACTGCCCGGCGCGCACGGCGGCCAGTACTTTCTCATCGAGCATCAGGGTCGCGACGTTGGCCTGGGGAATGATCGCCCCTTGCTCACCGGTCAGCCCGCGGGCTTCGCAAAGACGGAAGAACCCTTCGATCTTCTCGTTGACCCCACCCACCGCCTGCACTTCACCGAACTGGTTGATCGAGCCGGTGATGGCGAAGCATTGCTTCAAAGGCGTTTTCGACAAGGCCGAAATCAGCGTGCAAGCCTCGCCCAAGGAGGCGCTGTCACCGTCCACGTACCCGTAGGATTGCTCCAGGGCGATACTGGCTGAAATCGCCAGTGGGAATTCCTGGGCATAACGACTGCCCAGGTAACCCGTGAGAATCATCACGCCCTTGGAGTGGATCGGCTGACCGAGGTTGACCTCCCGCTCGATGTCGACGATGCCACTGCCGCCCGGGTACACCGTGGCGGAGATCCGTGCCGGCACACCGAATGCCGAATCACCAACCTCCAGCACCGTCAGCCCGTTGCACTTGCCGACAGCCGCGCCGTCGGTGTCGATCAGGATGATCCCTGCCAGCATGTCGTCGAGAATCCGCGCCGAGACACGCCCGGTACGGGTGGCCTTGGCCTTGAGCGCGCGCTCGATGTGGCCGGCGTCGGTCATCTCGTCACCGGCCAGCTGGCGAATGAAGTCCGCCTCGCTGACCAGTTGGAACAGATCACCGATACGCGCCGACAAGCGCCCCTGGTGTTCGGCCAAACGAGCGCTGTAGGTCGCCAGGCGCGCCACCGCATCGGCGGTCAGCGGTGCCATGCCCTCCTCCGAAGTGCGGGTCTTGAGCAACTGGGCGAACTGCTCCAGGCTCTCGTCGCCCATCGGGATGTCTTCGTCAAAGTCCACGAGCACACGAAACATTTCCTGGAAGTCCGGATCCAGGTCCTGCAACGCATAGTAGAGCTGGCGCGCGCCGATGATCACCACTTTGACCTGCAACGGGATGTGCTGCGGCGTCAGGGTCACCGTGGCCAGTCGGCCCAGCTCACCCAGTGGCGACTCCATTTTCAGCTTGCGCGATTGCAGGGCGCGCTTGAGCGCATCCCACACGAACGGCTCGCCGAGCATTTTTTCCGCTTCCAGGATCAGGAAACCGCCATTGGCCCGGTGCAAGGCGCCGGGACGCAACTGCCGGTAGGTGGTGTAGAGCGCGCCTTGGTCGGTGCTGTACTCGATGCGGCCGAACAGGTTGTCGTAGGTTGGGTGCGGCTCGAACACCACCGGGGCGCCGCCGCTGAACGGATGCCCGACCACCAGGCTCGGCGCGTATTGCTCCTCCAGCAGCTTGCGGGCGATGGCGTCGGTCTTGCTGTCGTCCACCAGTTGCTCGACCACGGTCTTGAGCAGATAGACCTGCATGGCTTGCAGGTAACCGCAGACTGCGGCGTTCTCGGCGTATTTTTCCGACAGCGGCGCCAGAAGCGGTTGCAGCGCCAGGGTAATGGTTTCTTCGTTGAGCTGGCGCAGCTGGTTGCTGGACTCGCGCTTCCACTGCGGCAGGCTGGCGAGTTCTTCGTTCAAGCGCTCTTCGAGACCGGAAATGTCTTCATGGAAACGCTCGCGCTCGGCCTCCGGCAATTGGGCGAATTCCGCCTCGTCCAAGGCCTTGCCGTCACTCATCGGCGTGAAGGCGATGTTGCTGCTGTCACGGTACAACGCGACGTCTTTTTCCAGTGCCAGGCGCTCGATCACATCCAGGGCGCGGTCGTAGCGCTGGTTGAAGGCACGGTCAATGGCGCTTTTCTTCTGCTGGTAGGACGGATGCTCGAACACCGCCGGAAACGTTGCCAGCAGGTTGTCGATCAAGCCATTGATATCCGCTATGAAAGCGCCGGCGGTGCCCGATGGCAGCTCCAGGGCGCGGGGTTCGCGAGGCTCATCGAAATTGTTGACATAGACCCAGTCCGCCGGGGTCTGCAGGCGCTTGCCTTCGGCCTTGAGGTAGCGTTTTACGAACGAAAACCGGCCGGTGCCGGGCTCTCCCATGACAAATACGTTGTAGCCGGGGCGCGGCATGGCCACACCGAACTGCAGTGCCTCGACGGCACGTTCCTGGCCAAGCACACCGCGAAAGGGCTCCAGATCATTGGTGGTAGAGAAGCTGAACTGTTCAGCGGAAAACGGACGGGTCAGCGCTTCGGGCGCTAGACGCAAGCTGGCAGCAACAGGATCAGGCATCGGGCATCCTTACATCAGGCGGGGCAGATAGCGGCATTCTGGCGCTGCCTGTACCTGGCTGGCAAGGAGCGCCTCAGGCCAAAGCATAGTCAACCTGCGAATGCCGCGAAGGGCCCTGTAGATTCATGACTTGCCGGATAGTTTTTGCAAAATGCCACGGAACCCTGGGATCGTGCCTAAACTCCAAACTGCGCGGCTGGAACAATAACCGGCCCACTGGCGCCGCCAGGTGCCAGACCCTGTCCATTGGTATGCACATAAAGAGAACATAGCTATGAAACGGATTCTTCTCGGTACTCTCTTCACCGCTGTATCCATCAACGCCATGGCTCAGGCGCCGGGCGGTCCGGATTGCGGCTGGGGCAACATGCTGTTCGAAGGTCAGCGTGGCACCCCGGCTCACTTCCTGGCATCCACCACCAACGGCACGTCCGGCAACGCGACCTTCGGCATGACCTCCGGTACCAACGGCTGCTCGACCAACGCGGCACTGACCTACGGTGGCAAGTCCTGGCTGGCCATGAACGGCATGATGAACGAGCTGTCCGAAGACATGGCCAAGGGTCAGGGCGAAGCGCTGACCACCTATGCCGTGGTACTGGGCGTAGCACCGGAAGACCGCGCTCATTTCTCCGCTGTCACCCACGAGCACTTCCAGCAGATCTTCAGCAAGGCTGACGTGACCGCAGAAGACGTGCATACCAACACCCTGGCGGTACTGAAAAGCGATCCGCGCCTGGCCAAGTACGCGACTCAAGCTTAAGCTCGACACCACTCGCTCCTCTCGGGGAGCGGGTTTTCTTTTTGGGGCCCCTTCCGGTCTTTATTTTTCGACTTCCCAAGTAGCCGACTATGCTCAAACGCCTTGCCTGGCTGGCGCTCTGTGTGTGCGCCCCGCTGTCCGCCGCGCCTCATGTCGACCCTCAACGTTTGCAGCAACTGGCCAACGACCGCTTCTGGATTTCCCTGGGCCACTACGAAACCGCCAAGCTTGGCGGCTGGCGCAGCTATATCAGCGACCGCAAATTCTTCCTCGCACCCGATGGCAACGAGCACCCCGACCGAGAACTGACCGCTACGCTGCAGGCCCTGTACGCCCCAGCCAATGCCGGCGAGCGACATGCCCAGTGCGTATACCCGGCGCGTACGCGCTGGTTGAAGGCACAGCTGAACCTGACGGACCTGCCCACCGTCAATTGCAGCGAATTCACCCAGTGGTTCAAGGACGTGTCTCCCCACAGCGCGGTGATGATCTTTCCCGCGGCTTACCTGAACAGCCCTTCTTCAATGTTCGGACACACCTTGTTGCGCATCGACCAGGCGGACGTGCAAAGGGACAAGACCGCCCTGCTCAGCTACGCGATCAATTTCGGCGCCTACATCGAGGGCTCGGACAACAGCATTCTTTACGCCTGGAAAGGCCTGATGGGCGGCTATCCCGGCCTGTTCGCCCTGGTGCCCTATCAAGAAAAACTCTCCGAATACCGCAGCCTGGAGAACCGCGACCTGTGGGAATACCGCCTCAACCTGAGCCAGGCGGAAACCGAACGCATGGTCGAGCACGTCTGGGAGCTCAAGCAGATCCAATTCGACTATTTCTTTTTCGACGAGAATTGTTCCTATCGCCTGCTCGAATTACTGCAAGTGGCTCGTCCCAGCCTGCGCCTGACCGAACAATTCCCGCTGACAGCGATCCCCACCGACACCGTCAAGGCCGTGAAGGAAGCCGGCCTGGTGGAAAGTATCGAGTATCGGCCGTCCCGTGAACGGGAACTGCTCAGCCGCGCCGAACCGCTCACCGGCGACGAACAACAATGGGTACTGAAGATCAGCGCCGACCAAGAGCAACTGCAGACTCCCGCTTTCAAGGCGCTGCCACGGGCACGCCAGGCGCTGATCATCGATGCGGCCTATCGCCTGGAGCGTTATCGCGCCAATGGCCAGGAGCGTGATCCGCAACGCGCCCAGCGCAGCTTCCAATTGTTGCGAGCGATCAACCAGAACCCTGC
Encoded proteins:
- a CDS encoding Lon protease family protein, which encodes MPDPVAASLRLAPEALTRPFSAEQFSFSTTNDLEPFRGVLGQERAVEALQFGVAMPRPGYNVFVMGEPGTGRFSFVKRYLKAEGKRLQTPADWVYVNNFDEPREPRALELPSGTAGAFIADINGLIDNLLATFPAVFEHPSYQQKKSAIDRAFNQRYDRALDVIERLALEKDVALYRDSSNIAFTPMSDGKALDEAEFAQLPEAERERFHEDISGLEERLNEELASLPQWKRESSNQLRQLNEETITLALQPLLAPLSEKYAENAAVCGYLQAMQVYLLKTVVEQLVDDSKTDAIARKLLEEQYAPSLVVGHPFSGGAPVVFEPHPTYDNLFGRIEYSTDQGALYTTYRQLRPGALHRANGGFLILEAEKMLGEPFVWDALKRALQSRKLKMESPLGELGRLATVTLTPQHIPLQVKVVIIGARQLYYALQDLDPDFQEMFRVLVDFDEDIPMGDESLEQFAQLLKTRTSEEGMAPLTADAVARLATYSARLAEHQGRLSARIGDLFQLVSEADFIRQLAGDEMTDAGHIERALKAKATRTGRVSARILDDMLAGIILIDTDGAAVGKCNGLTVLEVGDSAFGVPARISATVYPGGSGIVDIEREVNLGQPIHSKGVMILTGYLGSRYAQEFPLAISASIALEQSYGYVDGDSASLGEACTLISALSKTPLKQCFAITGSINQFGEVQAVGGVNEKIEGFFRLCEARGLTGEQGAIIPQANVATLMLDEKVLAAVRAGQFHVYAVRQADEALSLLVGEPAGEPDENGEFPEGSVNARVVERLRVIAEMISEDDIKEAEKELAQQALAEAKPA
- a CDS encoding DUF4105 domain-containing protein codes for the protein MLKRLAWLALCVCAPLSAAPHVDPQRLQQLANDRFWISLGHYETAKLGGWRSYISDRKFFLAPDGNEHPDRELTATLQALYAPANAGERHAQCVYPARTRWLKAQLNLTDLPTVNCSEFTQWFKDVSPHSAVMIFPAAYLNSPSSMFGHTLLRIDQADVQRDKTALLSYAINFGAYIEGSDNSILYAWKGLMGGYPGLFALVPYQEKLSEYRSLENRDLWEYRLNLSQAETERMVEHVWELKQIQFDYFFFDENCSYRLLELLQVARPSLRLTEQFPLTAIPTDTVKAVKEAGLVESIEYRPSRERELLSRAEPLTGDEQQWVLKISADQEQLQTPAFKALPRARQALIIDAAYRLERYRANGQERDPQRAQRSFQLLRAINQNPAPELDIPRPGLPEDGHESRTWQAGLGTRGDRAFGEYGLRMAYHDLNDNAESFPLGAQIEILQLKLRQYEGNDWQVQQLDLATIRSLTPRNELLQPLSWQVTGGLERVPGKHDDETLVSHVNGGAGGTWALGEDVLGFALGTVRVEHNNDFAQFIAPATGFNSGVLWKNPLGNLSVEAKGDYFVNGEVRRSLSLNQQWEISRNLGLRLSAQREFSHMASPENEVMLEVKWYHY
- a CDS encoding DUF3015 domain-containing protein, producing MKRILLGTLFTAVSINAMAQAPGGPDCGWGNMLFEGQRGTPAHFLASTTNGTSGNATFGMTSGTNGCSTNAALTYGGKSWLAMNGMMNELSEDMAKGQGEALTTYAVVLGVAPEDRAHFSAVTHEHFQQIFSKADVTAEDVHTNTLAVLKSDPRLAKYATQA